A window of the Candidatus Bathyarchaeia archaeon genome harbors these coding sequences:
- a CDS encoding 2-oxoacid:acceptor oxidoreductase subunit alpha has protein sequence MVYKVVPGTHFWQGNEACAEGAIAAGCRFYAGYPITPASEIFEHMAVRLPKVGGIEVQMEDEMASLGAVIGASWAGTKAMTATSGPGFSLMQEMIGYAFMTETPCVIVDVQRAGPCTGQATKVGQGDVMQARWGIHGDYAPVVLASNSVQELFDLTVRAFNLAETFRTPVILLSDEIISHMHESLIVPAEGQIEVIDRKRPKKEDTAFFMLPDVAPMPSVGEGFSVAVTGSTHDETGRRFTADQAVHQRLVKTLTGKIMNNADKLVDFEAYNIDDCDVGVVSFGCTSRAVYETVELAKEEGVKVGFVRLKTVWPFPEKVVRDMAKKVKAIVVPELNMRELFYEVERVVQGAAPVLSVNKVGGGEMITPEELLAEVLRSVK, from the coding sequence TTGGTTTACAAGGTAGTGCCTGGAACGCATTTCTGGCAAGGCAATGAAGCCTGCGCTGAAGGCGCCATAGCAGCTGGCTGCCGATTTTACGCTGGATACCCTATTACGCCTGCGAGCGAGATCTTTGAGCACATGGCAGTGCGACTGCCTAAAGTAGGTGGTATTGAGGTTCAGATGGAGGATGAGATGGCTTCGCTCGGCGCGGTTATTGGCGCCAGCTGGGCTGGAACTAAGGCTATGACTGCCACATCTGGACCTGGGTTCAGCCTCATGCAGGAGATGATTGGCTACGCTTTCATGACTGAGACGCCGTGCGTGATTGTTGATGTTCAACGGGCTGGACCCTGCACTGGGCAAGCAACGAAAGTGGGTCAAGGTGATGTCATGCAGGCGCGTTGGGGTATTCACGGTGACTACGCCCCGGTTGTCTTGGCGTCAAACTCAGTGCAGGAACTGTTTGACCTGACTGTGCGTGCCTTTAACCTGGCTGAGACTTTTCGAACTCCGGTAATTCTTCTAAGTGATGAAATCATATCGCATATGCACGAGAGCTTGATTGTGCCTGCTGAAGGGCAGATCGAAGTGATTGACCGCAAAAGACCGAAGAAGGAAGACACTGCCTTTTTCATGCTGCCTGACGTAGCGCCTATGCCGTCGGTTGGGGAAGGTTTCAGTGTAGCTGTAACGGGTTCGACGCATGATGAAACTGGGCGCAGGTTCACTGCAGATCAAGCTGTGCATCAGCGGCTCGTCAAAACGCTTACTGGCAAGATCATGAATAATGCGGACAAGCTCGTGGATTTCGAAGCTTACAACATAGATGACTGCGATGTTGGCGTGGTTTCGTTCGGTTGCACTTCACGGGCAGTATATGAGACTGTTGAACTGGCTAAGGAGGAAGGCGTGAAAGTTGGTTTTGTGCGGCTCAAGACCGTTTGGCCTTTTCCAGAGAAAGTGGTCCGCGATATGGCGAAGAAGGTCAAAGCCATTGTTGTGCCTGAGTTGAATATGCGTGAATTATTTTACGAAGTGGAACGGGTTGTGCAAGGGGCTGCGCCAGTACTCTCCGTGAACAAGGTGGGCGGCGGAGAAATGATAACGCCTGAAGAGTTGTTGGCTGAAGTCTTGAGGAGCGTGAAGTAG
- a CDS encoding thiamine pyrophosphate-dependent enzyme, translating to MALAEPFSMKRYLRPDLTLPFCVGCGCVNVASSFLRAAHELGHKDLSRFVFCSGIGCSAWIPSPYLMADSLHVLHGRSIPVAMGVKLMRPELNVVVFGGDGDIAGIGLSHLVHAARRNLDIMVVMVNNMIYGMTGGQVAPTTPYGMKTTTTPYGNFEYSLDTARLVVAAGASYVARWTTAHGEELTQSMKKAITTKGFAFIEAVSPCPTAFGRRVGLKDAAEMLRWFKDNSIPLDQASTMTEKELEGKIAVGEYVRREKPTLVDNVYRILKEAQKSGTA from the coding sequence ATGGCTTTGGCTGAGCCGTTCAGCATGAAGCGATACTTACGCCCAGACTTGACGCTGCCCTTCTGTGTGGGCTGCGGCTGCGTCAATGTGGCGAGCAGTTTCTTGAGAGCGGCACATGAGCTCGGACACAAAGATTTGAGTAGATTCGTTTTCTGTAGCGGCATCGGCTGCTCCGCATGGATTCCATCACCTTATCTAATGGCTGATTCGCTTCACGTGCTTCACGGCAGAAGCATTCCAGTGGCTATGGGCGTCAAACTTATGCGCCCTGAATTGAACGTTGTCGTGTTTGGTGGAGACGGCGACATCGCAGGCATCGGCTTAAGTCACCTCGTGCATGCAGCGCGCAGAAACTTGGACATAATGGTTGTAATGGTTAACAACATGATTTACGGCATGACCGGCGGACAGGTGGCGCCAACCACGCCGTATGGAATGAAGACCACAACTACGCCTTATGGCAACTTCGAATACTCTCTAGATACTGCACGTTTGGTTGTTGCCGCAGGCGCCAGCTATGTGGCTCGCTGGACGACAGCCCATGGAGAGGAATTGACGCAATCCATGAAAAAGGCGATTACCACCAAAGGCTTCGCTTTCATTGAAGCTGTCAGTCCATGTCCTACAGCGTTTGGAAGAAGAGTTGGACTTAAGGATGCTGCGGAGATGCTACGCTGGTTCAAAGACAACTCTATTCCATTGGATCAAGCGTCCACGATGACCGAGAAGGAACTTGAAGGCAAGATTGCGGTAGGCGAATACGTGCGTCGCGAGAAGCCAACATTAGTAGACAATGTCTACAGGATTTTGAAGGAGGCGCAGAAAAGTGGCACAGCCTAG
- a CDS encoding 2-oxoacid:acceptor oxidoreductase family protein: MAQPRKTEIRIAGLGGQGVVLAGHILSKAAVKDGLHVVQTQSYGAEARGSAAKSEVIISTEKVGFPMVRKSDVLVAMSQTALDKHLKDLKEDGVLIVDTSIVKQLPHVNAKIVKVEATEKAETELKSRMYANMVMLGVIIKTTELVARDSVEKAIKETFSGEAAETNILAYKLGLSLAK, encoded by the coding sequence GTGGCACAGCCTAGAAAAACCGAGATTCGAATTGCAGGGCTAGGCGGACAAGGCGTAGTGCTAGCTGGGCACATACTGAGCAAGGCAGCAGTCAAAGACGGCTTACACGTGGTGCAAACCCAAAGCTACGGCGCCGAAGCCAGAGGAAGCGCAGCCAAAAGTGAAGTCATTATTTCAACCGAGAAAGTCGGTTTTCCCATGGTGAGAAAAAGCGACGTGCTGGTTGCAATGAGCCAGACGGCTCTCGACAAGCATTTGAAAGATCTTAAAGAAGACGGAGTCCTAATCGTAGATACGAGCATCGTTAAGCAGCTACCTCATGTAAATGCTAAGATAGTCAAAGTGGAAGCGACGGAAAAAGCGGAGACTGAACTCAAGTCGCGAATGTATGCGAACATGGTTATGCTTGGCGTAATCATCAAAACAACCGAACTAGTCGCCCGAGATTCAGTGGAGAAGGCGATCAAAGAGACCTTCTCAGGAGAGGCTGCTGAGACGAACATTCTGGCTTACAAGTTAGGGTTAAGTCTTGCCAAGTGA
- a CDS encoding RsmB/NOP family class I SAM-dependent RNA methyltransferase — protein sequence MSGKQFFVDRYSKLGWEYRPVELKQAIRINITNAKEADTVRRLESRGIELEPVSFVPHAHWVRKSAFSVGATSEYLIGHYSIQEAAAQIPATLFSDLKDKTVLDACAAPGGKTIQLADLMHNTGVIFALDVDKRRLTPLSNHLERCRVENTIVCHMDARHASQLKIKFDRILLDVPCSGNFATDKEWFTRRTIEDVKRNAALQRQILTEAEAILNDDGEIVYSTCSLEPEENELNIDWATEHLELQAEPVECYGETAPTSIFGKRVASTVASCKRIWPGQTQGFFVCKLKKRV from the coding sequence ATGTCAGGCAAACAATTCTTTGTCGATCGATATAGCAAACTAGGCTGGGAATACCGACCAGTCGAGTTGAAACAGGCAATCAGAATCAACATCACAAACGCTAAAGAAGCTGACACTGTGAGGAGACTCGAATCTCGCGGAATCGAGCTGGAACCGGTTTCTTTTGTGCCACATGCCCATTGGGTGCGCAAGTCTGCGTTCTCAGTTGGAGCCACAAGTGAATATCTTATCGGACACTATTCGATTCAGGAAGCTGCTGCCCAGATTCCAGCAACACTGTTCAGCGACCTGAAGGACAAAACTGTTCTTGATGCTTGTGCGGCTCCAGGAGGCAAAACCATTCAACTGGCAGACTTGATGCATAATACAGGCGTAATATTCGCTCTGGACGTTGACAAACGAAGATTAACCCCGCTCTCGAACCATCTGGAACGATGCCGTGTCGAGAACACAATCGTGTGTCACATGGATGCAAGACATGCATCTCAGCTGAAAATCAAGTTTGACCGAATACTGCTCGACGTTCCATGCTCAGGCAACTTCGCCACAGACAAAGAATGGTTCACGAGAAGAACAATCGAAGACGTGAAGAGAAACGCGGCGCTGCAGAGACAGATCTTGACTGAAGCGGAGGCGATCCTCAATGATGACGGCGAGATCGTCTATTCCACTTGCAGCTTAGAGCCCGAAGAGAACGAATTGAACATCGACTGGGCTACAGAACACCTTGAGCTTCAAGCTGAGCCAGTTGAATGCTACGGAGAGACGGCGCCTACGAGCATTTTTGGAAAAAGGGTTGCCAGCACAGTGGCAAGCTGCAAGAGAATATGGCCTGGGCAAACTCAAGGCTTTTTCGTCTGTAAACTTAAGAAGCGAGTGTGA
- a CDS encoding malate dehydrogenase, which produces MISIIGAGKVGTAAAFDILRFRISDVVLVDVSEDLAKGEALDMMQAAPAIEFDGRVVGTSDFRRIAGSDVVVLVAGAGRKSGMSRLDLMNENAKIVRSAAKEIARYAPDCKLMVVTNPVDVMTYVAYKESGFERNRVFGMGNILDTMRFRSYIAMELGVSREDVRALVIGEHGDSMVPLVECASVSGIPITELLTREQIDKIVNLTKTSGADVIKLKGATTHAPGVVIAIMVDAVLRGRNRVMSVSTNLQGEYGFSDVSIGVPVVLGRNGVEMILQLKLKPETHKQLEKSVSTTKDAISQLQN; this is translated from the coding sequence ATGATTTCGATCATAGGTGCAGGTAAAGTTGGAACTGCTGCGGCGTTTGATATTTTGAGGTTCAGAATCAGCGATGTCGTATTAGTGGACGTTTCCGAGGACCTAGCTAAGGGCGAAGCGCTGGATATGATGCAGGCTGCACCGGCTATTGAATTTGATGGCAGAGTTGTGGGCACAAGTGACTTCAGGCGGATTGCAGGTTCAGATGTTGTGGTTCTAGTTGCGGGCGCGGGTAGAAAGTCTGGGATGAGTCGCCTTGATCTCATGAACGAGAACGCAAAGATTGTAAGGTCGGCTGCAAAAGAAATCGCACGGTACGCGCCTGATTGCAAGCTTATGGTTGTAACTAATCCTGTTGACGTCATGACTTATGTGGCGTACAAAGAGTCGGGTTTCGAAAGAAATCGAGTTTTCGGCATGGGCAACATCCTTGACACAATGCGCTTCAGGTCTTACATTGCAATGGAACTGGGCGTGTCGAGGGAAGATGTTCGCGCTTTGGTTATAGGTGAACACGGCGACTCCATGGTTCCGCTAGTGGAATGCGCCTCGGTGTCAGGAATACCTATAACTGAATTGCTCACAAGAGAGCAGATTGACAAAATTGTGAACCTAACGAAAACCTCAGGTGCCGACGTCATCAAACTGAAAGGCGCCACAACACACGCACCCGGGGTAGTGATAGCCATAATGGTAGACGCAGTTCTGAGAGGACGCAACCGAGTCATGAGCGTCTCCACAAATCTGCAAGGCGAATACGGCTTCTCTGATGTATCCATCGGCGTACCCGTTGTTCTAGGAAGAAACGGTGTTGAAATGATTCTGCAGCTCAAGCTCAAACCCGAAACACACAAACAACTTGAAAAATCAGTTTCCACGACAAAGGACGCAATTAGCCAATTGCAAAACTGA
- a CDS encoding radical SAM protein, translated as MTLLRPFDPWRSPLCTCLNKLTFNPYTGCDHKCIYCYATSYVPHFYNCRPKTDLLKRLKTEAQRLNGQLISIANSSDPYPTIEKTLQLTRQCLKTLSNQNCRIQIITKSNLVTRDTDILQKTQSAVAFTITTDNDALAKQLEPNAPPPSQRMRAIETLTQRGIPVCVRIDPIIPSLNDNSADLIKTLATLGVKHVTSSTYKIKQDNWKRFRQVFPPTAQQLAPLYFKRGEKMGGYRYLPAKLRYNILKGIREQTTQAGMTFGTCREGFPQLNTATCDGAEYCQHQR; from the coding sequence ATGACGCTACTCAGACCCTTCGACCCATGGCGCTCACCGCTCTGCACCTGCCTCAACAAACTAACCTTCAACCCATACACAGGCTGCGACCACAAATGCATCTACTGCTACGCCACCAGCTACGTCCCACACTTCTACAACTGCCGACCCAAAACAGACCTACTGAAACGACTCAAAACGGAAGCCCAACGACTCAACGGGCAACTCATCTCCATCGCCAACTCCAGCGACCCCTACCCAACAATAGAAAAAACCCTACAACTAACCCGCCAATGCCTCAAAACCTTATCAAACCAAAACTGCCGCATCCAAATCATAACCAAATCAAACCTAGTCACAAGAGACACAGACATCCTACAAAAAACCCAATCAGCAGTAGCCTTCACCATAACCACGGACAATGACGCCTTAGCCAAACAACTCGAACCCAACGCACCACCACCCTCACAAAGAATGCGAGCAATAGAAACCTTAACCCAGAGAGGCATCCCCGTATGCGTCAGAATAGACCCAATCATACCCTCCCTAAACGACAATTCAGCAGACCTCATCAAAACACTCGCTACACTAGGCGTCAAACACGTAACAAGCTCAACCTACAAAATCAAACAGGACAACTGGAAACGCTTCAGGCAAGTCTTCCCCCCAACCGCCCAACAGCTGGCACCACTCTACTTCAAAAGAGGCGAAAAAATGGGCGGATACCGATACCTACCAGCAAAACTCCGATACAACATACTGAAAGGCATCAGGGAGCAAACAACGCAGGCAGGAATGACCTTTGGAACATGCAGGGAAGGCTTTCCACAGCTAAACACAGCCACATGCGACGGCGCCGAATACTGCCAACATCAACGCTAA
- the aqpZ gene encoding aquaporin Z, which translates to MMTVSEAKKYFAELLGTFVLVLLGCGSAVLAGRYIGFVGISFAFGLSVLAMAYAIGGISGCHINPAVSISMLAAGKMKAKDTAIYIAMQCVGALVAAGVLYVIALGMPGYTLATGGLGQNGYDAASPGRFSMRSAFIAEVVLTFIFLLVILGSTSEKAPKDFAGISIGLSLVLIHLVGIPVTGTSVNPARSLGPALIAGGTALSQLWLFWVAPILGGLLAAAVWRLMVNGQKSA; encoded by the coding sequence ATGATGACGGTGAGCGAAGCGAAAAAGTACTTTGCCGAATTGCTTGGCACATTTGTCCTCGTTCTCTTGGGCTGCGGAAGCGCCGTGTTGGCTGGCAGATACATAGGTTTTGTGGGAATCTCGTTTGCTTTTGGACTTTCGGTGTTGGCTATGGCCTATGCGATCGGAGGAATTTCGGGATGCCACATTAATCCAGCTGTGTCTATTTCGATGTTAGCCGCGGGTAAAATGAAGGCGAAAGACACTGCAATCTACATAGCTATGCAGTGTGTGGGCGCATTAGTTGCAGCTGGGGTCTTGTACGTGATCGCGCTTGGCATGCCGGGATACACCCTAGCCACTGGCGGTCTGGGTCAGAACGGATACGATGCGGCTTCGCCGGGCCGATTCTCCATGCGCTCAGCTTTCATTGCCGAGGTAGTGCTCACGTTTATTTTCCTACTTGTTATCTTGGGGTCTACCAGCGAGAAGGCGCCTAAGGACTTCGCTGGAATCTCAATCGGGCTAAGCCTAGTCCTCATCCACTTAGTTGGGATTCCTGTGACGGGCACATCGGTGAACCCTGCGAGAAGCTTGGGTCCAGCATTGATTGCAGGTGGCACAGCCTTGAGTCAATTGTGGCTGTTTTGGGTTGCGCCTATTCTTGGTGGACTATTAGCAGCGGCTGTCTGGCGTCTCATGGTCAACGGACAGAAATCGGCTTAG
- a CDS encoding elongation factor EF-2, which produces MPRFKQTTDILRLMSHKQNIRNIGIIAHIDHGKTTMTDSLLAEAGLLSPKIAGTARALDYLEEEQKRGITIKTANISLLHEEPGTAYVINLIDTPGHVDFTGKVTRALRATDGAIIVVDAVEEIMVQTETVTRQALNERVRPVLYINKIDRLIKELRLTTTDIQKKLTHIINDFNNLITLYAEPEHQEKWKVDPAKDTVAFGSALHKWGFTLGIAQQKNIKFNDIINAYQKNTVEQLAETIPLHNAILNMVVNHLPNPITAQQYRLPKIWTGNLDTEIGQAMLNCTDTGPTVMCVTMTQTDPHAGLIATGRLFSGKVTAGNEIYLVEAKKNHRVQQVSMYMGAIREIVDQINAGNIAALLGIEQARTGETLVDNSHKDTMIPFEHIRYISEPVITIALEPTHPKDLPRLTEAMQRLTIEDPNLTATISKETGEYLLSGIGELHLEIATKFLRDYAGGDLEIITGKPIVVYRESVTAKGIAAQAKSPNKLNKLIIQVQPLEDNVIELIEKSELTEDTNPRQISTTLQKKANWTTAEAENVWAIEQHKNILVNEAKSIQFTHETRDTIISGFKWACQNGPLCEEPIRGIKAKLIDAQLHEDPAHHGPAQLVPATRRAILGSFLTAKASLVEPIFKINITAPTQWVGQVSSIITRQKGRITASEQKGPINNIVGYIPVRQTFGLAAEMRSATSGHAFWQSTLDHWEKIPASTAHVIIREIRKRRGLPPEIPVASKFIDEP; this is translated from the coding sequence ATGCCACGATTCAAGCAGACCACAGACATACTACGCCTCATGAGCCACAAACAAAACATACGCAACATAGGCATCATAGCCCACATAGACCACGGCAAAACCACCATGACCGACAGCCTACTAGCCGAAGCCGGCTTACTCTCACCAAAAATAGCAGGAACCGCCCGAGCCCTAGACTACCTAGAGGAAGAACAAAAAAGAGGCATAACAATCAAAACCGCCAACATAAGCCTACTGCATGAGGAACCGGGCACAGCCTACGTAATCAACCTAATCGACACACCCGGACACGTAGACTTCACAGGCAAAGTAACCCGAGCACTAAGAGCCACCGACGGAGCCATCATAGTCGTAGACGCAGTCGAAGAAATAATGGTCCAAACAGAAACCGTAACCAGACAAGCACTAAACGAACGAGTCCGCCCAGTGCTCTACATAAACAAAATAGACCGCCTAATCAAAGAACTCCGACTCACAACAACCGACATACAAAAAAAACTAACACACATAATAAACGACTTCAACAACCTCATCACACTCTACGCAGAACCAGAACACCAAGAAAAATGGAAAGTAGACCCAGCGAAAGACACAGTAGCCTTCGGCTCAGCCCTGCACAAATGGGGCTTCACACTAGGCATAGCACAACAAAAAAACATCAAATTCAACGACATAATCAACGCCTACCAAAAAAACACAGTCGAACAACTCGCTGAAACCATACCATTACACAACGCCATATTGAACATGGTAGTCAACCACCTACCAAACCCAATCACAGCACAGCAGTATCGCTTACCAAAAATCTGGACAGGCAACCTAGACACAGAAATAGGACAAGCCATGCTCAACTGCACAGACACAGGACCCACAGTCATGTGCGTAACTATGACACAGACGGATCCACACGCAGGCTTAATAGCTACAGGACGACTCTTCTCAGGCAAGGTCACAGCAGGCAACGAGATCTACCTAGTCGAAGCCAAAAAAAACCACCGCGTACAACAAGTCTCAATGTACATGGGCGCAATACGCGAAATCGTTGACCAAATCAACGCAGGCAACATAGCTGCACTCCTAGGCATAGAGCAAGCCAGAACAGGCGAAACCCTAGTCGACAACAGCCACAAAGACACAATGATACCCTTCGAACACATCCGATACATCTCCGAACCCGTAATCACCATAGCCCTAGAACCCACCCACCCCAAAGACCTACCCCGCCTAACCGAAGCCATGCAACGCCTCACCATCGAAGACCCAAACCTCACAGCAACCATAAGCAAAGAAACCGGCGAATACTTACTCAGCGGCATAGGCGAACTCCACCTCGAAATAGCCACAAAATTCCTACGAGACTACGCAGGCGGCGACCTCGAAATCATCACAGGCAAACCCATAGTAGTCTACCGCGAAAGCGTCACAGCAAAAGGCATAGCAGCCCAAGCCAAAAGCCCCAACAAACTCAACAAACTCATCATACAAGTCCAACCATTGGAAGACAACGTAATCGAACTCATCGAAAAAAGCGAACTTACAGAAGACACCAACCCACGACAAATCTCAACCACACTCCAGAAAAAAGCAAACTGGACAACAGCTGAAGCAGAAAACGTCTGGGCAATTGAACAGCACAAGAACATCCTCGTAAACGAAGCCAAAAGCATCCAATTTACACACGAAACGCGAGACACGATAATATCAGGCTTCAAATGGGCTTGCCAAAACGGACCCTTATGCGAAGAACCCATCCGAGGCATAAAAGCAAAACTAATAGACGCCCAACTGCACGAAGACCCAGCTCACCATGGTCCAGCCCAACTCGTGCCAGCAACCCGAAGAGCCATACTAGGATCGTTTCTAACAGCCAAAGCCTCACTAGTCGAACCCATATTCAAAATCAACATCACAGCGCCGACGCAGTGGGTAGGCCAAGTCAGCAGCATAATAACCAGACAAAAAGGCAGAATTACAGCGTCAGAGCAGAAAGGCCCAATAAACAACATAGTAGGCTATATACCTGTACGCCAAACCTTCGGTTTAGCCGCCGAAATGCGTTCAGCCACGTCAGGCCACGCGTTCTGGCAATCAACCCTCGACCACTGGGAAAAAATCCCTGCTAGCACCGCCCATGTAATCATACGGGAAATAAGGAAGAGGCGTGGACTTCCGCCTGAAATTCCTGTGGCCAGCAAATTCATAGACGAACCGTAA
- a CDS encoding nitroreductase family protein, protein MIYEKIKNRRTIRKYAQKDVAQEVLLRCVDAARLSPSGANRQPLKYIIVNDQELIREVFSTLRWAAYLPDYQPSEHEMPRAYIVIILDRSILENSGHDAGIAAMSISMVAYDEGLGSCILGAVNRVKLKGILKVPDGLDIVLVVALGYPAENPVADKVKDGDIKYWLDKNRVLHVPKRNLAEVVKWNRY, encoded by the coding sequence ATGATCTATGAGAAGATAAAGAACCGGAGAACGATTAGAAAATATGCGCAGAAGGATGTCGCTCAAGAAGTCTTGCTAAGATGCGTGGACGCTGCGAGACTTTCCCCTTCAGGAGCCAACCGTCAACCGTTGAAATATATCATAGTTAACGATCAGGAGTTGATAAGAGAAGTATTCAGCACGTTGAGGTGGGCTGCTTATCTACCAGATTATCAACCTAGCGAACATGAGATGCCGAGGGCTTACATTGTTATAATCCTGGACAGAAGTATTCTTGAGAACTCAGGTCATGATGCAGGCATCGCTGCAATGAGCATTTCTATGGTTGCGTACGACGAGGGTCTAGGATCGTGTATTCTCGGCGCTGTTAATAGAGTGAAATTGAAGGGGATTTTGAAGGTGCCGGATGGTCTCGATATAGTTCTAGTAGTTGCTCTCGGGTATCCAGCAGAAAACCCAGTGGCCGACAAGGTGAAGGATGGCGACATAAAATACTGGCTTGACAAGAACAGAGTATTACATGTTCCGAAAAGAAATCTTGCAGAGGTAGTCAAATGGAACAGATACTAA
- the radA gene encoding DNA repair and recombination protein RadA, giving the protein MEKLEGVGSATAGKLRSAGITTVEAVAVIPPKEIAEKTGIGFNTVLNIVDSARKLVFSDFVTAEELWKKRQGMCKCSTGSKNLNKLLGGGIETQALTEFIGEFGSGKTQACLMFSIVCQLPPEKGGLGGKAVYIDTEGTFIPERVFEIANALGLDPHETLGNIFLARAYNSSHQALLIEHLPKFCPENNVKLVVVDSMISHFRGEYMGREHLSERQQELNSQLHKLLRLTEAFNLSVVVTNQVQANPTAFFGDPNKPAGGNVMAHACTHRVYLRKGGKGTRIASILDSPSLPEGKVRFKITQKGIEDAQEGGEEAPEDKV; this is encoded by the coding sequence TTGGAGAAGCTTGAGGGCGTTGGCTCTGCTACAGCGGGTAAGCTTCGTTCTGCTGGGATTACGACTGTTGAGGCGGTTGCGGTTATTCCACCTAAGGAGATTGCTGAGAAGACTGGAATCGGTTTTAACACTGTGCTTAACATTGTTGACTCTGCTAGGAAGCTGGTTTTCTCTGATTTCGTTACGGCGGAGGAGTTGTGGAAGAAGAGGCAGGGCATGTGCAAGTGTTCCACGGGTTCTAAGAATTTGAACAAGCTTTTGGGCGGGGGCATTGAGACTCAGGCGTTAACTGAGTTTATTGGTGAGTTTGGTTCGGGTAAGACGCAGGCGTGTTTGATGTTTTCGATTGTGTGTCAGCTTCCTCCTGAGAAGGGTGGACTGGGCGGAAAAGCGGTTTATATTGATACTGAGGGGACTTTTATTCCGGAGCGGGTTTTTGAAATCGCCAATGCGTTGGGTCTTGACCCTCATGAGACTTTGGGTAACATCTTTTTGGCTCGGGCGTATAATAGTAGTCATCAGGCGTTGCTGATTGAGCATTTGCCCAAGTTTTGCCCTGAGAATAACGTGAAGCTGGTGGTTGTGGATTCGATGATTAGTCATTTCAGGGGCGAGTACATGGGTAGGGAGCATCTTTCAGAACGCCAGCAGGAGTTGAACAGCCAGTTGCACAAGTTGCTGCGGTTGACGGAAGCCTTCAACTTATCTGTGGTGGTTACGAATCAGGTTCAGGCTAATCCTACGGCGTTTTTTGGTGATCCGAATAAGCCGGCTGGTGGCAACGTGATGGCTCATGCCTGTACGCATCGGGTTTATCTGAGGAAGGGTGGTAAAGGTACGCGTATTGCTTCGATTCTTGATTCTCCGTCTTTGCCTGAGGGTAAGGTTCGGTTTAAGATTACGCAGAAAGGCATTGAAGACGCGCAAGAGGGCGGCGAAGAGGCTCCAGAGGATAAGGTTTAG
- the alaXM gene encoding alanyl-tRNA editing protein AlaXM, whose protein sequence is MATKLLYLYDSYVREFEAKVEQVSGNMVVLDQSAFHPLTGGVGCDLGWLAKGDARFRVVRVEIDRATKVVSHVVEGDARGLCQGDVVKGVIDWDRRYCLMRLHTAAHLIAAVMYRDYSALITGGQVDVDQAKLDFNLPRTDREVFEDAVKKANQEAARNVELKVYFLSREEALKVPGVVKLAERMPPEERELRIVEIPGIDLQADGGPHVRNTQEIGEVALSKIENKGKNQRRLYFNVK, encoded by the coding sequence TTGGCGACGAAGTTGCTGTATTTGTATGACAGTTACGTTCGGGAGTTTGAGGCTAAAGTTGAACAAGTAAGCGGGAACATGGTGGTTTTGGATCAGTCGGCTTTTCATCCGTTAACTGGCGGTGTGGGCTGTGACTTGGGTTGGCTGGCTAAAGGCGATGCAAGATTTCGTGTTGTGCGAGTTGAGATTGACAGGGCAACTAAGGTAGTTAGTCATGTGGTTGAGGGTGATGCAAGAGGTCTTTGTCAGGGTGATGTGGTTAAGGGTGTGATTGATTGGGATCGGCGGTACTGCTTGATGCGGTTGCATACGGCGGCGCATTTGATTGCGGCTGTCATGTACCGGGATTACAGCGCTTTGATTACGGGTGGGCAGGTGGATGTGGATCAGGCTAAGTTGGATTTCAACTTGCCTCGTACGGATCGGGAAGTGTTTGAGGACGCGGTTAAGAAAGCGAACCAAGAAGCAGCGAGAAATGTGGAGTTGAAGGTTTACTTCTTGAGTCGAGAGGAAGCGTTGAAGGTGCCCGGCGTGGTGAAGTTGGCTGAGCGTATGCCGCCTGAAGAACGAGAACTACGCATAGTGGAGATTCCAGGCATTGATCTGCAGGCTGATGGAGGACCGCATGTCAGGAACACTCAGGAGATTGGTGAAGTCGCTCTGTCGAAGATTGAGAATAAGGGTAAGAATCAGAGAAGGCTTTACTTCAACGTGAAGTAG
- a CDS encoding DUF5678 domain-containing protein produces MQRASLLIKKYDKLISQYPGRWVAVSNNKVIADSESIEELTQKKRQLNDVLVAYSPTPSEKKIGYLL; encoded by the coding sequence TTGCAGAGAGCCTCACTGCTCATAAAGAAATACGACAAACTGATCAGCCAATATCCTGGAAGATGGGTCGCCGTCTCCAACAATAAGGTAATTGCTGATTCTGAAAGTATCGAAGAACTGACCCAAAAAAAAAGGCAACTAAATGATGTTCTGGTCGCCTATTCACCGACCCCTTCTGAGAAGAAAATCGGCTATCTCCTCTAA